A region from the Brassica napus cultivar Da-Ae chromosome C8, Da-Ae, whole genome shotgun sequence genome encodes:
- the LOC106415498 gene encoding polycomb group protein VERNALIZATION 2 isoform X4 — MCRHNCCAKSSQEEEVISPPDENLLIYCKPVRLYNILRIRSLFNPSFLPRCLSYKIRAKGKRKSGSAGIVVFNYKDCNNTLQKTEVTENCSCPFCYMTCGSFKGLQLHLNSFHDLFEFEFMLSEDDYQTVNVSVRLDAFESEEEVNHQEKYELISFCSKRRKRRQRGGRNNARRLNVTFLPMDSPSLANGTDNGTSLLSNGNHGLGYPVATQFGMNNSSPAIAQCSLDSNAKAVLASEAVVSAAKSRKLSAERSEARSNLLLQKRQFYHSHRVQPMSLEQVMSDRDSEDEVDDDVADLEDRQMLDDFVDVNKNEKRFMHLWNSFVRKQRVVADGHIPWACEAFSKFHKEELLHSSPLFWCWRLFMIKLWNIGLVDSATINNCNIILENCDSNSDNKNKNKNKSADVGIDINSNAMDVDDDVNNSKAK; from the exons atgtgtaggCATAATTGTTGCGCGAAATCGTCACAAGAGGAGGAGGTGATTTCACCACCTGATGAGAATCTCTTGATCTACTGTAAACCTGTTCGTCTCTACAACATTCTTCGCATTCGCTCCCTTTTCAAC CCATCGTTTCTTCCTAGATGCTTGAGTTACAAAATTCGAGCAAAGGGCAAAAGAAA gtCCGGATCTGCTGGGATtgtagtttttaattataaggATTGTAATAACACATTGCAGAAAACTGAAG TTACGGAGAATTGTTCTTGTCCTTTTTGCTATATGACATGTGGTAGCTTCAAG GGGCTGCAACTTCATTTGAATTCGTTTCATGACTTGTTTGAATTTGAGTTCATG CTTTCAGAAGATGATTACCAGACAGTTAATGTCTCTGTAAGACTTGATGCATTCGAATCAGAG GAAGAAGTCAACCATCAAGAGAAATATGAGCTTATCTCTTTTTG CTCGAAACGTCGTAAGCGTAGACAAAGAGGTGGTAGAAATAACGCCAGGCGACTAAACGTAACCTTTTTACCCATGGATTCACCTAGTTTAGCCAATGGCACAGATAATGGAACCTCCCTACTGAGTAATG GAAACCATGGTTTAGGATATCCCGTGGCAACACAATTTGGGATGAACAATTCTTCACCAGCCATAGCTCAATGTTCGCTAGACTCGAATGCCAAAGCTGTGTTAGCAAGCGAAGCTGTGGTCTCGGCTGCTAAGTCAAGAAAGTTATCTGCTGAGCGATCAGAGGCTAGAAG CAACCTACTTCTTCAGAAACGCCAGTTCTATCATTCTCACAGAGTTCAG CCAATGTCACTTGAGCAAGTAATGTCTGATCGAGATAGCGAAGATGAAGTGGATGATGACGTTGCAGATCTGGAAGATCGCCAG ATGCTTGATGATTTCGTGGATGTGAACAAGAACGAAAAAAGATTCATGCATCTTTGGAACTCTTTTGTAAGAAAACAAAG GGTTGTGGCGGATGGTCATATACCATGGGCATGTGAAGCATTTTCCAAGTTTCACAAGGAAGAGTTGCTTCATTCCTCACCACTCTTCTG GTGCTGGAGATTATTTATGATAAAACTATGGAACATTGGACTTGTAGACTCGGCCACCATCAACAACTGCAATATCATCCTCGAGAATTGTGATAGTAACTCAGacaacaagaacaagaacaagaacaagagtgcGGACGTTGGCATCGACATTAACAGTAACGCCATGGATGTTGACGACGATGTCAATAACAGCAAAGCCAAGTGA
- the LOC106415498 gene encoding polycomb group protein VERNALIZATION 2 isoform X1, producing MCRHNCCAKSSQEEEVISPPDENLLIYCKPVRLYNILRIRSLFNPSFLPRCLSYKIRAKGKRKSGSAGIVVFNYKDCNNTLQKTEVTENCSCPFCYMTCGSFKSIVLVSAQGLQLHLNSFHDLFEFEFMLSEDDYQTVNVSVRLDAFESEEEVNHQEKYELISFCSKRRKRRQRGGRNNARRLNVTFLPMDSPSLANGTDNGTSLLSNGNHGLGYPVATQFGMNNSSPAIAQCSLDSNAKAVLASEAVVSAAKSRKLSAERSEARSNLLLQKRQFYHSHRVQPMSLEQVMSDRDSEDEVDDDVADLEDRQLQMLDDFVDVNKNEKRFMHLWNSFVRKQRVVADGHIPWACEAFSKFHKEELLHSSPLFWCWRLFMIKLWNIGLVDSATINNCNIILENCDSNSDNKNKNKNKSADVGIDINSNAMDVDDDVNNSKAK from the exons atgtgtaggCATAATTGTTGCGCGAAATCGTCACAAGAGGAGGAGGTGATTTCACCACCTGATGAGAATCTCTTGATCTACTGTAAACCTGTTCGTCTCTACAACATTCTTCGCATTCGCTCCCTTTTCAAC CCATCGTTTCTTCCTAGATGCTTGAGTTACAAAATTCGAGCAAAGGGCAAAAGAAA gtCCGGATCTGCTGGGATtgtagtttttaattataaggATTGTAATAACACATTGCAGAAAACTGAAG TTACGGAGAATTGTTCTTGTCCTTTTTGCTATATGACATGTGGTAGCTTCAAG TCCATTGTTCTTGTGTCTGCGCAGGGGCTGCAACTTCATTTGAATTCGTTTCATGACTTGTTTGAATTTGAGTTCATG CTTTCAGAAGATGATTACCAGACAGTTAATGTCTCTGTAAGACTTGATGCATTCGAATCAGAG GAAGAAGTCAACCATCAAGAGAAATATGAGCTTATCTCTTTTTG CTCGAAACGTCGTAAGCGTAGACAAAGAGGTGGTAGAAATAACGCCAGGCGACTAAACGTAACCTTTTTACCCATGGATTCACCTAGTTTAGCCAATGGCACAGATAATGGAACCTCCCTACTGAGTAATG GAAACCATGGTTTAGGATATCCCGTGGCAACACAATTTGGGATGAACAATTCTTCACCAGCCATAGCTCAATGTTCGCTAGACTCGAATGCCAAAGCTGTGTTAGCAAGCGAAGCTGTGGTCTCGGCTGCTAAGTCAAGAAAGTTATCTGCTGAGCGATCAGAGGCTAGAAG CAACCTACTTCTTCAGAAACGCCAGTTCTATCATTCTCACAGAGTTCAG CCAATGTCACTTGAGCAAGTAATGTCTGATCGAGATAGCGAAGATGAAGTGGATGATGACGTTGCAGATCTGGAAGATCGCCAG cTGCAGATGCTTGATGATTTCGTGGATGTGAACAAGAACGAAAAAAGATTCATGCATCTTTGGAACTCTTTTGTAAGAAAACAAAG GGTTGTGGCGGATGGTCATATACCATGGGCATGTGAAGCATTTTCCAAGTTTCACAAGGAAGAGTTGCTTCATTCCTCACCACTCTTCTG GTGCTGGAGATTATTTATGATAAAACTATGGAACATTGGACTTGTAGACTCGGCCACCATCAACAACTGCAATATCATCCTCGAGAATTGTGATAGTAACTCAGacaacaagaacaagaacaagaacaagagtgcGGACGTTGGCATCGACATTAACAGTAACGCCATGGATGTTGACGACGATGTCAATAACAGCAAAGCCAAGTGA
- the LOC106415498 gene encoding polycomb group protein VERNALIZATION 2 isoform X2 yields MCRHNCCAKSSQEEEVISPPDENLLIYCKPVRLYNILRIRSLFNPSFLPRCLSYKIRAKGKRKSGSAGIVVFNYKDCNNTLQKTEVTENCSCPFCYMTCGSFKSIVLVSAQGLQLHLNSFHDLFEFEFMLSEDDYQTVNVSVRLDAFESEEEVNHQEKYELISFCSKRRKRRQRGGRNNARRLNVTFLPMDSPSLANGTDNGTSLLSNGNHGLGYPVATQFGMNNSSPAIAQCSLDSNAKAVLASEAVVSAAKSRKLSAERSEARSNLLLQKRQFYHSHRVQPMSLEQVMSDRDSEDEVDDDVADLEDRQMLDDFVDVNKNEKRFMHLWNSFVRKQRVVADGHIPWACEAFSKFHKEELLHSSPLFWCWRLFMIKLWNIGLVDSATINNCNIILENCDSNSDNKNKNKNKSADVGIDINSNAMDVDDDVNNSKAK; encoded by the exons atgtgtaggCATAATTGTTGCGCGAAATCGTCACAAGAGGAGGAGGTGATTTCACCACCTGATGAGAATCTCTTGATCTACTGTAAACCTGTTCGTCTCTACAACATTCTTCGCATTCGCTCCCTTTTCAAC CCATCGTTTCTTCCTAGATGCTTGAGTTACAAAATTCGAGCAAAGGGCAAAAGAAA gtCCGGATCTGCTGGGATtgtagtttttaattataaggATTGTAATAACACATTGCAGAAAACTGAAG TTACGGAGAATTGTTCTTGTCCTTTTTGCTATATGACATGTGGTAGCTTCAAG TCCATTGTTCTTGTGTCTGCGCAGGGGCTGCAACTTCATTTGAATTCGTTTCATGACTTGTTTGAATTTGAGTTCATG CTTTCAGAAGATGATTACCAGACAGTTAATGTCTCTGTAAGACTTGATGCATTCGAATCAGAG GAAGAAGTCAACCATCAAGAGAAATATGAGCTTATCTCTTTTTG CTCGAAACGTCGTAAGCGTAGACAAAGAGGTGGTAGAAATAACGCCAGGCGACTAAACGTAACCTTTTTACCCATGGATTCACCTAGTTTAGCCAATGGCACAGATAATGGAACCTCCCTACTGAGTAATG GAAACCATGGTTTAGGATATCCCGTGGCAACACAATTTGGGATGAACAATTCTTCACCAGCCATAGCTCAATGTTCGCTAGACTCGAATGCCAAAGCTGTGTTAGCAAGCGAAGCTGTGGTCTCGGCTGCTAAGTCAAGAAAGTTATCTGCTGAGCGATCAGAGGCTAGAAG CAACCTACTTCTTCAGAAACGCCAGTTCTATCATTCTCACAGAGTTCAG CCAATGTCACTTGAGCAAGTAATGTCTGATCGAGATAGCGAAGATGAAGTGGATGATGACGTTGCAGATCTGGAAGATCGCCAG ATGCTTGATGATTTCGTGGATGTGAACAAGAACGAAAAAAGATTCATGCATCTTTGGAACTCTTTTGTAAGAAAACAAAG GGTTGTGGCGGATGGTCATATACCATGGGCATGTGAAGCATTTTCCAAGTTTCACAAGGAAGAGTTGCTTCATTCCTCACCACTCTTCTG GTGCTGGAGATTATTTATGATAAAACTATGGAACATTGGACTTGTAGACTCGGCCACCATCAACAACTGCAATATCATCCTCGAGAATTGTGATAGTAACTCAGacaacaagaacaagaacaagaacaagagtgcGGACGTTGGCATCGACATTAACAGTAACGCCATGGATGTTGACGACGATGTCAATAACAGCAAAGCCAAGTGA
- the LOC106415498 gene encoding polycomb group protein VERNALIZATION 2 isoform X3 — MCRHNCCAKSSQEEEVISPPDENLLIYCKPVRLYNILRIRSLFNPSFLPRCLSYKIRAKGKRKSGSAGIVVFNYKDCNNTLQKTEVTENCSCPFCYMTCGSFKGLQLHLNSFHDLFEFEFMLSEDDYQTVNVSVRLDAFESEEEVNHQEKYELISFCSKRRKRRQRGGRNNARRLNVTFLPMDSPSLANGTDNGTSLLSNGNHGLGYPVATQFGMNNSSPAIAQCSLDSNAKAVLASEAVVSAAKSRKLSAERSEARSNLLLQKRQFYHSHRVQPMSLEQVMSDRDSEDEVDDDVADLEDRQLQMLDDFVDVNKNEKRFMHLWNSFVRKQRVVADGHIPWACEAFSKFHKEELLHSSPLFWCWRLFMIKLWNIGLVDSATINNCNIILENCDSNSDNKNKNKNKSADVGIDINSNAMDVDDDVNNSKAK; from the exons atgtgtaggCATAATTGTTGCGCGAAATCGTCACAAGAGGAGGAGGTGATTTCACCACCTGATGAGAATCTCTTGATCTACTGTAAACCTGTTCGTCTCTACAACATTCTTCGCATTCGCTCCCTTTTCAAC CCATCGTTTCTTCCTAGATGCTTGAGTTACAAAATTCGAGCAAAGGGCAAAAGAAA gtCCGGATCTGCTGGGATtgtagtttttaattataaggATTGTAATAACACATTGCAGAAAACTGAAG TTACGGAGAATTGTTCTTGTCCTTTTTGCTATATGACATGTGGTAGCTTCAAG GGGCTGCAACTTCATTTGAATTCGTTTCATGACTTGTTTGAATTTGAGTTCATG CTTTCAGAAGATGATTACCAGACAGTTAATGTCTCTGTAAGACTTGATGCATTCGAATCAGAG GAAGAAGTCAACCATCAAGAGAAATATGAGCTTATCTCTTTTTG CTCGAAACGTCGTAAGCGTAGACAAAGAGGTGGTAGAAATAACGCCAGGCGACTAAACGTAACCTTTTTACCCATGGATTCACCTAGTTTAGCCAATGGCACAGATAATGGAACCTCCCTACTGAGTAATG GAAACCATGGTTTAGGATATCCCGTGGCAACACAATTTGGGATGAACAATTCTTCACCAGCCATAGCTCAATGTTCGCTAGACTCGAATGCCAAAGCTGTGTTAGCAAGCGAAGCTGTGGTCTCGGCTGCTAAGTCAAGAAAGTTATCTGCTGAGCGATCAGAGGCTAGAAG CAACCTACTTCTTCAGAAACGCCAGTTCTATCATTCTCACAGAGTTCAG CCAATGTCACTTGAGCAAGTAATGTCTGATCGAGATAGCGAAGATGAAGTGGATGATGACGTTGCAGATCTGGAAGATCGCCAG cTGCAGATGCTTGATGATTTCGTGGATGTGAACAAGAACGAAAAAAGATTCATGCATCTTTGGAACTCTTTTGTAAGAAAACAAAG GGTTGTGGCGGATGGTCATATACCATGGGCATGTGAAGCATTTTCCAAGTTTCACAAGGAAGAGTTGCTTCATTCCTCACCACTCTTCTG GTGCTGGAGATTATTTATGATAAAACTATGGAACATTGGACTTGTAGACTCGGCCACCATCAACAACTGCAATATCATCCTCGAGAATTGTGATAGTAACTCAGacaacaagaacaagaacaagaacaagagtgcGGACGTTGGCATCGACATTAACAGTAACGCCATGGATGTTGACGACGATGTCAATAACAGCAAAGCCAAGTGA